In Epilithonimonas zeae, the DNA window TTCTTTTACAAAAACACACCAGACCTTTGATTTCCAAATTAGAAGATTCTAATGTTCCCGAGTTTATTGCTAAACATCTTTTTGAGAGAAATCCTTATTATTCTCAAGCTCATTTCACTGTTGATACAGATTCTAAAAGTGCTAATTTAATTTCAGACGAAATTATATCACTTTTAAAAATTTAATCTTCATCGTCTTTATTCTCATTGAAAAATACATCCCAATCATCATTATCCATATCTTCAGTAGAATCACCTGCAGAATAGTCGTCCATATCTCTTCTGTCCTTTTTGGTCGGTCGACCGATACCTTTTTGTCTGTAATAATCTTGTGAAGATTTTCTCATTGCCAAGATTTCATATTGGTCTTTCTCCGTCATATCAATTACATAGATAGAAACTAATTTGGCTCCTACTCTGCTCTTCGGTATATCTATAACTTTGATTTTATAATCGATTTGATTTTTTCTGATTTTTATAATATCTCCATTTTTCACTTCTTTAGAAGATTTTACAACATTTTCTCCTATGCTTACTCTATTTTTTTTTATTTCATCTGCTGCAATGGTTCTGGTCTTATAAAATCTTACACTCCATAAAAATTTATCTATTCTCATAATTTTTTATACTTTTGTCACGTTAAAATTAATCGCAATTTAACATTAAATAAAAAAATGAAGAAAATACTTTTAGGAATAGCTCTTTCCGTAGTCGTATTGCAAGGCTGCAAAAAGGATCGTGATGAAGAGGAAGTTGTTCCGGAAATATCAGTTGAGGAACAAAAAACCTATGACGATGCAGCAGCAAAAGATTTTTTAACCAAAAATTATCTTAACAGCAAAGGTGTTATCACTGCTTTTGATGATACTGTAACCACAGATGATAATGAGAAAAAACTGATTGATTATGATTATAAAACACTTCCGTCAGGAGTTATCTATATTGTAAGACCAGGTGCACAGCCAGATCCTGGTAAAGAGGTTGGAACTACAGATGTTATTAGTATATTTCAATTTGCAAAAAGTTATTCTTCTGCAAAAGTAGATGATAAAATTATATATAATAATGAATCAACTTTTGTAAATTCAATTGCTTCAGGAAACGTTATATCTGATACCTCTCTCTTGAATCCAACAAATTATTTTTACGTTAAACAATCCGTTTTAGAAGCTTATAACAAAGCTAATAGCACAAATATTGGAAAAGATTTTTATGAAATCGAGGGCTTTCAAGAAGGTTTAAAATATTTCAAATCTTTTGATTTAGATAATTCTGCAGAATATAACATGCAAGGTGTGATTATAGTGCCATCCAGAGCTGCTTATGGAAGAGATAATTCCATTTATGGCACTGCTTATAGAAACAGAAGTTTCGTTTTCAATTTCCAGCTTTATAATACCAGAGCAAGAAAAACTAATGAAAATTAATTAGATTTTCATCTAAAAATAAAAAGGGAGAAATTTCAATCGTGAAATTTCTCCCTTTTATTTTTAATAATTTATTTTAAATCTTAGCTAAAAAATCTTCAAACTGAGTTTCTTTAATAGAAATATTACCTTCTTCAGTAATTTTATCTAAGACAATCATTTCTATTTGATTGATTGATTTTTCATCAAATGGTTTTGAAACTCTGACATAATTTTCAGTAAAGCCATACATCATTCCGTTCTTATTCTCGTGTTCCCAAAGAACTGGAAGTTTTTTCCCTAATTGATTTCTGTAGAATTCCATTTTCTTTTTTTCGGAAAGGATTCTCAGCATTTTGTTACGTCTTTTTCTTTCTGGAATTGGAACCGCGCCTTGCATATCGGCAGCTTCGGTATTTTCTCTTTCAGAATAAGTAAAAACATGGAGATAACTGATTGGCAAATCATTTAAGAAATTATAAGTTTCCATAAATAACTCTTCCGTTTCGCCAGGAAATCCGACAATTACATCAACACCAATCGCTGCATCCGGCATTACTTCTCGGATTTTATTAACTCTGTTATTATATAACTTCGTTAAATAGCGACGCTTCATCTTCTTCAACAATTCATCACTTCCGGATTGAAGCGGAATATGAAAATGTGGCACAAAACTTCTGCTTTTGGAAACCAATTCGATACTTTCGTCTTTCAAAAGATTGGGCTCGATGGAAGAAATTCTGATTCTTTCAATACCTTCAACTTTATCTAATTCGGAAATCAAATCGAGAAAAGTATGTTCATGTTTTTTATTCCCGAATTCTCCTTTTCCGTAATCACCGATATTAACGCCGGTCAAAACAATTTCTTTAATATCTCTCGCCGCAATTTCCTTCGCATTGGCAACCACATTATCAATAGTGTCAGAACGTGAAATCCCTCTGGCTAAAGGAATTGTGCAATAAGTACATTTGTAATCACAGCCATCCTGAACTTTCAAAAAAGCTCTGGTTCTGTCACCAATAGAATAGGAACCAACGAAGAAATCGGCTTCATCAATCTCACAAGAATGAATCTGAGCATAACTTTCAGACTTTTCCAAATCATCCAGATAACTCAGAATATTGAATTTTTCCTTAGCTCCTAAAACCAAATCAACTCCAGCAATAGACGAAATTTCTTCCGGTTTCAACTGAGCATAACAACCAATAATTGCGACCAAACCTTCCGGATTAGCTTTCGCAGCGCGCTTGACGTGAAGTTTACATTCTTTGTCTGCATTTTCTGTAACAGAACAAGTGTTGATAATATAAACTTTTGCAGGTTCATCAAAATTGACCTTCTGATAGCCAGCATCTGTTAAAGTTCGGGCAATAGTGGACGTTTCTGCAAAATTCAGTTTGCAGCCAAGTGTGTGAAACGCAACGGTTTTCGGTTGAGAAATGACATTCGACATAAGTCTGCAAAGTTATTAATAAAATCCAAATCATTCCAAATGAAGGTTTTTTATAAAACTTGACTTTCAAACATCAAAAAATCCGACCTGAGCCGGATTATTTTTATTTAGATTTTTTCTGTTTTGGGACTTTCAATCCCTCTTCTTTTGCTTCGGAGATTCCGATTGCAATGGCTTGCTTTCTGCTTGTGACTTTGTCACCTGAACCTGACTTTAGTTTTCCTTCTTTGAATTCTTTCATTACTTTTCCAACTTTGTCCTGAGCTTTGTCTGAATATTTTTTAGTTGCCATAATTACTCTGGTGTTTTTGGAACTTCAACTGCCAATTCATACACTTTGGTGTGCATCAGATATTTTGACCTTTCACGAGAAGTGACTTCCTGCACCTCATCTTTAAAAAGAACAATCACTGCGTCTTCTTCCAACAAAGAGTCTGAATCTGAAAAATATTTCTCATCGGAACTTTTTTCAGTAATTTCATTTTTTCTTTCTTTCAGCTTTTCAGCTATATCCTGGAAACCTTCATCTGCAGAATGCAAAATTCTATAATCTGGACCAGCAAATGCTTTATAATACTTATTTTCACTGATTAGGTTCTGAGAAGAATCTTCGACTGGATTATCATTTCCATCCAAAAATCCAACCTCAACCAATCTGCCATTTCTTTCTTCAGCAAATTTTCGTGCCTCACCTACAGATTTAAATCCCGTATAAAGGTTGCTATTATCAAACCCATATTTGGTAAGTCTTTCTACTATATTCTCTGATTCCATAATTTATTCTTTTTGTTAAATATTATTATAAATACTTTCTGAAAATTAGAAAATCAATGATGTCTTACACCCTTCTGGTGATAATTGATGTTTCTCGGAATAGATTGATTATTTCTCGAAGATTTATCATTGCCATAATTAGAATCTAAAGATTGATTAGCTTCCGCAAGAAGTTCGGGAGTTTCAAAATGCAATTGTTTCCCGTTTTGGAAAATCTCTCCGTGCGCAGTTCTATACATTTGATTTTCTTTGTAAGAATTTCCGTCTGGTGCAGTAAAAATTTTGTTTTTCTTTTTTGATTTCAGTAATTGAGTTGCCAAAACCAAACTTCCGCCTGCGATAATTCCTAAAGCTATTTTTACATTGTTGTTCATATTCTTTCATTTTCAATATAGAAAACAAAAGTTTTGCCAAAGAGTTTTATTCAAATTTTAAGAAATGATTCCGAAAGAGATTAAATTGGAAATGATGACAAATAGAATATGACAAAAAGTCACTATGGATTTTTATTGGAAATTAAACCAAAGAAAAACTCAAATCAAACTGATAATCAAAATAATAAAACAAACACTTTGTCATAATTATCATTAACTTAATCCATCTGATCACATCAATCGAATCAAGGATTTTATTAATAATTTTTTAAATATGGTTAAACTTCGTTAAAAGTGTAACACTAAGTTTTTAGTTCATACTAATTTAGCATTAAATTTGTCTAACAATAATCTCAAAAAAGAAATGAATATTAAGATGAAGAATACATTAAAAAAACTAATGCCTTTTGCATTGACCGGAGTTATATCTGGTGCAACGGTTTTCGGAGCTAGTCAATACTTCAGCCACGAAAATAATGGAGAAGATTTCTCATATTTCACTACAGCTTCCAAAAAATCTGCATTCGTAGGAATGGGGACAGCAGTTGGAGACGACTTCGTAAAAGCTTCTAAAGCTACGGTTCCGGCTGTGGTAACTATCAAAAATTATCAGGACAGAGCTACTCAAAGACCACAAGAATCTGATATGTTCGATTTCTTTTTTGGTCCAGGCAATAGTCCTTTTGGCGGCGGTCAGCAAAGACAACAACAGCAACCTCCTAAAAATATGCCTTCTGGTTTAGGTTCTGGAGTTATTATTTCGCCGGACGGTTACATTATCTCCAATAATCACGTGGTTGCCGGAGCAAATAAACTGGAAGTTGTTTTGAGTAATAAAAAATCTTACATCGCAACTTTAATCGGAACTGACCCGAATACAGATATCTCTCTTCTTAAAATAGAAGAAAAAGGTTTGCCTTATTTAAATTTCGCTAACTCAGATTTGACAGAAGTTGGACAATGGGTTTTGGCAGTTGGTAATCCTCTTGGCCTAAATTCTACTGTAACGGCGGGAATTATTTCTGCGAAAGGTAGAAGTATTGATATCCTTAGTCAACAATCCAGAACCCCGATTGAAAGTTTCATTCAGACAGATGCAGCGATTAACCCTGGGAACAGTGGTGGTGCATTGGTAAATGTGAATGGAGATTTGATTGGAATCAATACCGCAATTCAATCTAAAACCGGATATTACGAAGGTTATGGATTCGCAGTACCATCCAACTTAGCAAGAAAAATTGTTGAAGATATCAAGAAGTTTGGATTGGTACAGAGAGGTTTCCTTGGTGTAGGAAGTCTTGATTTGTCCAATGAAATGCAAGTGGCGGCTTATAACCAAAGAGAAAAGAAAAATCTGAAAGCTGGCGACGGAATCTACGTTACAGAAATCACGAAAAAAAGTGGTGCTGAGGATGCTGGAATCCAAGTTGGTGATATTATTACAAAAATTGATAACACGGATATTTCCGGATTCTCTGACCTTTCTTTAGCTATTGGAAGCAGAAGACCTGGCGATAAAGTGAATGTAACTTACTCCAGAAATGGTAAAATAAACAACGTAAGTGTAACACTGAAAGACCAAAAAGGTGGAACCTCTTCCAGAAGCAAAGACGATTTGACCGTGACTGAAAAAATCGGTTCTGAGTTTGAACCTCTTAGCGAAAGAGTAAAAACAGATTACGGATTGGAAAGCGGTGTAATTGCAAAGAATGTTCTTGAAGGTAGTGAGATGGACAAAATTGGTGTAGTAGACAACTACATCGTGATGGAAATCAATGGAAAACCAGTGAACTCTCAAAAAGATGTTGAAAAAATCTTGAACGGCTACAAAGGAAATGTTCAGGTGAAATATGTAGATGCTTACGGTAGAATCACGACAAGAGGTTTTAAATTACAGTAAAAAAAAGAATTTTAGTTTATAAAAAACCTTTCCGAAATTTGGAAAGGTTTTTTTTCGTTTAAATCTTATTAAAGTATAAATATTTTTAAGCTTATTTTTTTGTAATTTTGATAGAACCACATTTGAAATGAAAAAATTGAAATGCATCATCATAGAAGATCAAGAAGTCGACAGACTTCTTCTCCAGCATTTGATTAATCAAAATGATAATCTTGAATTGGTCGCTTATTTCAATAATGCGGAATCAGCACTTAATCATTTGAGTTCTGATATAGATGTTTTGTTTCTGGACATTGATTTGCCAGGAATGAATGGAATAGAATTCAGGAAAAAGAATGTAAATATCCCTGCATGTATTTTTATAAGCTCACATCCGGAATATGCGATAGAAACATTTGAAATTGATACATTAGATTTTATCTCAAAGCCTTTGAAAAAGGATCGTTTTGATTATTCCATTCATAAACTGATAGATTTTTTCAGTATGAAAGAAAAGTCTGAATATTTTGACATTCTCTCTGGCTCTCAATTTCTAAAAATAAAAGAAGGTCATAATACTATACAAATAAAAATCTCCGATATTATTTATCTGGAAGCTCTGAAAGATTACACAAGACTGATTACTTTGCAAAAAAAACATTGTGTTTTATCATCAATTGGTCAAATCCTGAAAGAAAATCATTTCTCAAATTTTATCAGAATCCATAAAAGTTATGCAGTTCCAAAGCATCTTATTACTAAAAAAAACAGCTATGAAGTGGTGATCAATAGTAATATCAATTTGCCAATTGGCAGAGCTTACAAAGAAAACTTAAGCTTTTTTGATTCTTAAAATGATTTGAGTTTCACCAATTATCTGATTGCTTTTAACCTCGATATTACAATTAATAGATTTGCAAAGGTCTCGAATCACGTGCAATCCCAAACCTTTTTTGATTCCAATACTTGTATGATCATCATACAACGCTCTGAATTTTTCAATATTCGCTCCTCCTCCATTATCTGATATTTCTATAAAACTTTCGTTACTTTCTTCCCAAGCTTTACAAACAATTTGAGCTTCTGATTTTCCTTGCAATACTTTAATACTGTTATTGATGAGATTCCTAAGAATCGTTTTCATATATTCTTTATCCGTGAAAACCGACATATTTTCCGAATAATTAAAGGAAATCTGAATATCATTAACCCAAACAAATTCTTTTTTAACTTCAGAAAAAATCTCTTCTATCTTATAATTATTGAACGATGGAACGAAATTTTCCATCTGTCCTTTGCTCCAGAGCAGGAGATCTTCCATCTGCTCCAAAAGCTGTTCTGTTGCTGTTGTTGTTTGTAATTCGAGGCGGTTTTTAGTTTCCTCATCCAACATTTCTGGTGCCTCTTTTTGGAGATGTAGAAAATTGATTAACGAAATAATCGGACTTCTTAGGTCGTGATTCAGGATTCCAAAAAACTGCATTTTGGTTTTGTTGGCTTTGTCGAGTTCCGCATTCAAAATCATCAATTTTCGGTTGATTTTTTTTCTATTACGACTTTGGTAATAGAGCAAACCTCCAATAATCGCTATGGCAACTAAGCCCGAGATCAAATAAATCCGTTGTTTTTTCGAGTTTTTAATTGTCAGTTCGTGAATGGTATTTTCATTGACCAAAAATTTTATTTCCTGCTGTTTACTTTTATTTTGAAATTGGGCTTCTGCATTGGCAAGACTTTGTTTCCCCGATTCTATGAGAAGAGAATCATTGGTTTGATTGTAAGCTTTGTAATATTGATACGCTTTGTCCCATTTTTTTTGGGAAGCATAGCTTTCGGATAACTTTTTATTGATTTCAGCAAAAAATCGTTTATCATAGATATAGGCAAAATTCAGAGCTTTATTGAGTGTTTTGATGGCTTCCGGATATTTTTTTTGTCCTACAAGCACTTTTCCTTTGATGGCATTGGCTTCCATCAAGATTTCTTCATCGTTTGATTTCTCCGCAAAATGCAATGCTTTATCAGCATAATCATCTGCCAGCTCCAATCTGTTTTTCTCCAAATAAAACTCAGACATATTTCGGTTCGCATAACTTATATTCAAAAAAAGCATTTGGTTATTCTGTCCTAGTTGGTAGAGTTCCAGATAATATTTTTTGGCCAAATCTATATTTCCCAAATTGGTATAAGCCTCTATATAGGTATTATACAAAAATGCAATCCCATCTGACCTTTTGAGATATGGAACAGCATAGTTGGCATATTCTACTGCTTTTTCAAATTGTTTCATATCATTATAAGCATCTGCAATCTGAAGATAAGAAATCCCGATGTTGTTACTGGTCTCCTTTTTACTTTTATCCAACAACAAATAATCAATAGCTTTTAACTTATAATTAATAAAATTTTCAAATTCAGATCTGTCAAGATAATATTCACCAATACTTCCTAACAAGGTTGCTTTCGAGCTTTTGACTTTGACAGTATCAACAATTTCTTTGACATAATTAATGAGTTCCTCTCCTTTCTTGTACTCTTTAATAGAATAATACATATAATTGAGCCTCATCAAAGCTAGAACCTCCTGTTCCAGATATTTACCTTTTGAAAGCATTAAAGATTTTTCAAAAAAAACGGTTGCTTTCTCGTATTGATTGTTAGTGTATTCGTAACCGTAGCCTTTGTAGAAATAGAATTTTGATAAGTACTTACGATGATTTTTGGCAAGCACAATTCCAATCTCCGCTTCTTTGATTAATAAAGGATATTTTTCTGTCTCTGTTAATGAATTACAATATGAATCCCAGACTTTGATTTTTTCTCCTGTCGTTTTGTATTGCAAAAGATTAGGTCGCTTCTGTGAGAATAGAAACAAGATAGAATTCAGCATAAGAAAAACATATAGTTTCCTCATTAATAGAATTTTAAAAACCACATTAAAGCTACAATTATTTTTCAATAAATGTCATTGGTCTATTAAAATTGTCGTTTATCTATTATAAGTTTTCATCAGGAGTCGTAATTCTAACTTTGGAATAGAAAAATTCACCCTATGAAAAATAAAATACTCATTCAGCTTTTGATTCTATCCATTGTTCCAACAGGATTATTGAAAGCGCAAAAGACAATTGCATCAACAGGGATAACCGCCAGCGGAAGTGGTGGCAGCATATCTTATACTGTCGGGCAAATAGATTACCAGCAAAAAGGAGCTAATGCTCAGGTAATGGAAGGCGTACAGCACGCTTATGAAATCATAACTCTTGCTGTAGAAGATTTGGATAACAAAGCAAAGAATATCCTCTTATGTCCAAATCCTGTGAAAGATTTTCTGTTTGTTGATTTCAATAATGAAAATTACCAAGGTTCCAATTATGCCTTATTCGATTCACAAGGAAAATTGATAAAGAAAGGAAATCTTACCCAACAAAAATCTGAACTAGACTTCTCTACTTTGCCTTCTTCTGTTTATATCATTCAGATTTTCCAGAACAACCAAAACATCAAAACATTTAAAATCATCAAAAAATAAGACTTATGAAAAAAATTGTATTAATTGCAGCGTTTGCCTTGGGAACTTATATGGTTTCTGCACAAGCTCCTGAAAAAATGAGCTATCAGGCAATTATTAGAAATAATACTGGGCAACTTCTGACAAATCAAAATGTTGCTGTACGAGTAAGCGTTTTACAAGGCTCAGCAGCAGGAACATCTGTTTATTCCGAAAGAATCACGGGAACGACTAATGTTAATGGTTTGGTAAGTATGGAAATAGGTTCAGGAACAGTTCTCAGTGGAACATTCAACACCATCAACTGGGGCGGAAATTCCTATTATCTTAAAACTGAAACCGATCCAACTGGAGGAACTAATTACACGATTACAGGAACGAGTCAATTGTTAAGTGTCCCTTACGCATTATATGCAAAATCTTCTGGCGGAGGTGGTGGCGGTAGTTTAACAATACCTTATACCAACACAGTAACCAATGCTTCCGATCTTTTTACTTTATCCAATAATGGTGACGGAAGCTCTATTGTAGGACAAAACTCTACAACGACATCCAGCATCTCTGCTATAAGAGGAGAAGTTACAAACACAGCTCCAGGCGGTTTTTCTTCAGCAGTAAAAGGTATCAATAATGGTACCGGCGGCTTAGGAATTGGTGTTTGGGGATCTCAGGCAGGTTCCGGTTGGGGAGTTTATGGTGTGACACCAAATGGTTTGGGTGTTTATGGTAACTCATCAGCCAATGGGACTGGAGTTTATGCCAATAGCAATTCTGGCACAGGTCTTACAGCAACCAGTACTAACGGAATTCCTGCAAGTATTTCCATATTTAATAATGCCAATAACAATAATGTTTTGAATGCATCTACAGTTGGTAGCGGAGATGTTATCAATATTAGTACAACTGGAAACGGAAACGGAGTAAAAGCTTCAAGTACAGGAGGAACTGGTGTAGATACCTCTACCAGTGCTCAAACAGCAGCCGGAGTAATTGGACGTAATTCCGGAGCTGGTGAAGCGGTTGTAGGTTTAGCCAATAGCGATATTGCAGGTGCAGTTGTGGGAAGAAATGATGGCGGAGGTTATGGAGTGCGAGGATTTGTTGCAACTAACACATCCAATACAGGTATTGGAGTGTATGGTCAAGTTGGAATAAGTGGCAGTACTGGTAGAGCCGGAAAATTTGAAAATTTTAATCAAAGTAATACAGAAGCTAATATCTTAGAAGTCGAAAGTAATTCTAACGGAAATATTCCAGATAATACATTGGGTAATGCATCATCTTTTCTTTTAGATAATACAAATAGTGTGGGTGCTGCAGTAAGAGCAGAAGTCAATACTATTTTTGGAAACTTTGGAGCTTCAGGTGTTTTTGGAGTATCATCCGGAACTGGTGGTAGAGCAGGTTTATTTTACGCTTCCAATCCGGCAGGAAATGGCGCTGCGTTAATTGCTTTAACAGATGGGAATGGTAATGCCATTACTGCCAACGCAGGTAAAGATGGCAATGCTATGGAAGCCAACATAGATGGTGCTGGAACTGCAATGTATGGATGGGTTCCTTCATTTGGAACAGGACGCGCAGCGAGATTTGAAAATTTCAATGAAGATAATGACAATTCCGTGGTTAATGTAAAGACTATTGGAAATGGGGCTGGCGGAAATTTTTTGGTAGACAACACACAAGGTACATCTCCTGCAGTTGTTGGTGAAGTAAATTCTATTTTCTCCAATTTTGGCACCGCAGGAATCTATGGAAAATCATCTGGAACAGGTGGATTTGCTGGATTATTTTATTCCAGTAATCCTTCTGGAAATGCCCCTGGCGTTTTAGCCCTTACAGAGGGAAGTGGCAATGGAGTTACAGCAAACGCAGGAGGAACCGGAGATGGTATAGAAGCAAGTGCGGATGGCGCAGGAAATGCAATATCAGGATTCACGCCTAACTTCGGAACAGGAAAAGCAGGAAGATTTGCTAATTATAACAACTCCAATGGACAACCTACTGTACATATTACCACAACAGGAACTGGATCAACTCTCTTGATCAATCATACTGGGGCGTCTGGAAATCTTGCTACATTCCAAAGCGGTAGTGCCAATGTAGCCCGGATCAATAAAGCCGGAAGAGGTTTCTTCAATGGAGGAACTCAAAATAGTGGAGCTGATATTGCCGAAGCATTTGATGTAGAAGGTCATATTTCACAATATGAAACTGGTGATATTTTGGTAATTTCTACCGATTCTGATAGAACTGTAGAAAAATCTTCAGCACCTTATTCTAACCTAGTTGCTGGTGTTTATGCTACAAAACCTGGTGTACTTTTGACGGAAGAAAATATTGACACAGATATTTCT includes these proteins:
- a CDS encoding T9SS type A sorting domain-containing protein, encoding MKNKILIQLLILSIVPTGLLKAQKTIASTGITASGSGGSISYTVGQIDYQQKGANAQVMEGVQHAYEIITLAVEDLDNKAKNILLCPNPVKDFLFVDFNNENYQGSNYALFDSQGKLIKKGNLTQQKSELDFSTLPSSVYIIQIFQNNQNIKTFKIIKK
- a CDS encoding DUF6496 domain-containing protein, which gives rise to MATKKYSDKAQDKVGKVMKEFKEGKLKSGSGDKVTSRKQAIAIGISEAKEEGLKVPKQKKSK
- a CDS encoding RNA-binding S4 domain-containing protein, coding for MRIDKFLWSVRFYKTRTIAADEIKKNRVSIGENVVKSSKEVKNGDIIKIRKNQIDYKIKVIDIPKSRVGAKLVSIYVIDMTEKDQYEILAMRKSSQDYYRQKGIGRPTKKDRRDMDDYSAGDSTEDMDNDDWDVFFNENKDDED
- the mtaB gene encoding tRNA (N(6)-L-threonylcarbamoyladenosine(37)-C(2))-methylthiotransferase MtaB; the protein is MSNVISQPKTVAFHTLGCKLNFAETSTIARTLTDAGYQKVNFDEPAKVYIINTCSVTENADKECKLHVKRAAKANPEGLVAIIGCYAQLKPEEISSIAGVDLVLGAKEKFNILSYLDDLEKSESYAQIHSCEIDEADFFVGSYSIGDRTRAFLKVQDGCDYKCTYCTIPLARGISRSDTIDNVVANAKEIAARDIKEIVLTGVNIGDYGKGEFGNKKHEHTFLDLISELDKVEGIERIRISSIEPNLLKDESIELVSKSRSFVPHFHIPLQSGSDELLKKMKRRYLTKLYNNRVNKIREVMPDAAIGVDVIVGFPGETEELFMETYNFLNDLPISYLHVFTYSERENTEAADMQGAVPIPERKRRNKMLRILSEKKKMEFYRNQLGKKLPVLWEHENKNGMMYGFTENYVRVSKPFDEKSINQIEMIVLDKITEEGNISIKETQFEDFLAKI
- a CDS encoding LytR/AlgR family response regulator transcription factor, which translates into the protein MKKLKCIIIEDQEVDRLLLQHLINQNDNLELVAYFNNAESALNHLSSDIDVLFLDIDLPGMNGIEFRKKNVNIPACIFISSHPEYAIETFEIDTLDFISKPLKKDRFDYSIHKLIDFFSMKEKSEYFDILSGSQFLKIKEGHNTIQIKISDIIYLEALKDYTRLITLQKKHCVLSSIGQILKENHFSNFIRIHKSYAVPKHLITKKNSYEVVINSNINLPIGRAYKENLSFFDS
- a CDS encoding tetratricopeptide repeat-containing sensor histidine kinase, which codes for MRKLYVFLMLNSILFLFSQKRPNLLQYKTTGEKIKVWDSYCNSLTETEKYPLLIKEAEIGIVLAKNHRKYLSKFYFYKGYGYEYTNNQYEKATVFFEKSLMLSKGKYLEQEVLALMRLNYMYYSIKEYKKGEELINYVKEIVDTVKVKSSKATLLGSIGEYYLDRSEFENFINYKLKAIDYLLLDKSKKETSNNIGISYLQIADAYNDMKQFEKAVEYANYAVPYLKRSDGIAFLYNTYIEAYTNLGNIDLAKKYYLELYQLGQNNQMLFLNISYANRNMSEFYLEKNRLELADDYADKALHFAEKSNDEEILMEANAIKGKVLVGQKKYPEAIKTLNKALNFAYIYDKRFFAEINKKLSESYASQKKWDKAYQYYKAYNQTNDSLLIESGKQSLANAEAQFQNKSKQQEIKFLVNENTIHELTIKNSKKQRIYLISGLVAIAIIGGLLYYQSRNRKKINRKLMILNAELDKANKTKMQFFGILNHDLRSPIISLINFLHLQKEAPEMLDEETKNRLELQTTTATEQLLEQMEDLLLWSKGQMENFVPSFNNYKIEEIFSEVKKEFVWVNDIQISFNYSENMSVFTDKEYMKTILRNLINNSIKVLQGKSEAQIVCKAWEESNESFIEISDNGGGANIEKFRALYDDHTSIGIKKGLGLHVIRDLCKSINCNIEVKSNQIIGETQIILRIKKA
- a CDS encoding beta strand repeat-containing protein, which gives rise to MKKIVLIAAFALGTYMVSAQAPEKMSYQAIIRNNTGQLLTNQNVAVRVSVLQGSAAGTSVYSERITGTTNVNGLVSMEIGSGTVLSGTFNTINWGGNSYYLKTETDPTGGTNYTITGTSQLLSVPYALYAKSSGGGGGGSLTIPYTNTVTNASDLFTLSNNGDGSSIVGQNSTTTSSISAIRGEVTNTAPGGFSSAVKGINNGTGGLGIGVWGSQAGSGWGVYGVTPNGLGVYGNSSANGTGVYANSNSGTGLTATSTNGIPASISIFNNANNNNVLNASTVGSGDVINISTTGNGNGVKASSTGGTGVDTSTSAQTAAGVIGRNSGAGEAVVGLANSDIAGAVVGRNDGGGYGVRGFVATNTSNTGIGVYGQVGISGSTGRAGKFENFNQSNTEANILEVESNSNGNIPDNTLGNASSFLLDNTNSVGAAVRAEVNTIFGNFGASGVFGVSSGTGGRAGLFYASNPAGNGAALIALTDGNGNAITANAGKDGNAMEANIDGAGTAMYGWVPSFGTGRAARFENFNEDNDNSVVNVKTIGNGAGGNFLVDNTQGTSPAVVGEVNSIFSNFGTAGIYGKSSGTGGFAGLFYSSNPSGNAPGVLALTEGSGNGVTANAGGTGDGIEASADGAGNAISGFTPNFGTGKAGRFANYNNSNGQPTVHITTTGTGSTLLINHTGASGNLATFQSGSANVARINKAGRGFFNGGTQNSGADIAEAFDVEGHISQYETGDILVISTDSDRTVEKSSAPYSNLVAGVYATKPGVLLTEENIDTDISDKVPMGVIGVIPTKVCLEGGAIKRGDLLVTSSIAGVAMKADIDKVKVGQVLGKALQSYDGKDIGKINVLISIK
- a CDS encoding trypsin-like peptidase domain-containing protein — encoded protein: MKNTLKKLMPFALTGVISGATVFGASQYFSHENNGEDFSYFTTASKKSAFVGMGTAVGDDFVKASKATVPAVVTIKNYQDRATQRPQESDMFDFFFGPGNSPFGGGQQRQQQQPPKNMPSGLGSGVIISPDGYIISNNHVVAGANKLEVVLSNKKSYIATLIGTDPNTDISLLKIEEKGLPYLNFANSDLTEVGQWVLAVGNPLGLNSTVTAGIISAKGRSIDILSQQSRTPIESFIQTDAAINPGNSGGALVNVNGDLIGINTAIQSKTGYYEGYGFAVPSNLARKIVEDIKKFGLVQRGFLGVGSLDLSNEMQVAAYNQREKKNLKAGDGIYVTEITKKSGAEDAGIQVGDIITKIDNTDISGFSDLSLAIGSRRPGDKVNVTYSRNGKINNVSVTLKDQKGGTSSRSKDDLTVTEKIGSEFEPLSERVKTDYGLESGVIAKNVLEGSEMDKIGVVDNYIVMEINGKPVNSQKDVEKILNGYKGNVQVKYVDAYGRITTRGFKLQ